A genomic segment from Nocardiopsis sp. Huas11 encodes:
- a CDS encoding 5-methyltetrahydropteroyltriglutamate--homocysteine S-methyltransferase, with amino-acid sequence MPPTSLPPFRADHVGSLLRPERLLAARQSHADGALAADELRAIEDECVREVVRMQEDVGLRTATDGEFRRSSWHMDFLYQLGGVSKVQDHLSITFHNESGDIEFTPSGLRIAERIRSEGTIFGDAFSYLAKTVTRNTPKLTIPSPSMVHYRGGSAAIDPAVYPDQEEFWADLSAAYAAQIRGLGELGCTYLQLDDTSLAYLNDPDQRGMLDGRGDDSDRLHVRYIRQMNAALADRPEGMRVTTHMCRGNFRSSWVARGGYDHVAEELFNELDVDGFFLEFDDERSGGFEPLRFVPEGKFVVLGLVTTKRGELESKDALKRRIEEAARHVPLEQLCLSPQCGFSSTFEGNDLSYDEQVAKLALIVETAEEVWG; translated from the coding sequence ATGCCACCCACGTCCCTGCCGCCCTTCCGCGCCGACCACGTCGGCAGCCTCCTGCGCCCCGAGCGCCTGCTCGCCGCCCGCCAGAGCCACGCCGACGGCGCCCTGGCCGCCGACGAGCTGCGCGCGATCGAGGACGAGTGCGTCCGCGAGGTCGTGCGCATGCAGGAGGACGTCGGCCTGCGCACCGCCACCGACGGCGAGTTCCGCCGCTCCTCGTGGCACATGGATTTTCTCTATCAGTTGGGCGGGGTGTCCAAGGTCCAGGACCACCTCAGCATCACCTTCCACAACGAGAGCGGCGACATCGAGTTCACCCCCTCGGGCCTGCGCATCGCCGAGCGCATCCGCTCCGAGGGCACGATCTTCGGCGACGCCTTCTCCTACCTGGCCAAGACCGTCACCCGCAACACCCCGAAGCTGACCATCCCCTCGCCGAGCATGGTGCACTACCGGGGCGGGTCGGCCGCGATCGATCCCGCCGTCTACCCCGACCAGGAGGAGTTCTGGGCGGACCTGTCGGCCGCCTACGCCGCTCAGATCCGGGGTTTGGGGGAGTTGGGCTGCACCTACCTCCAGCTCGACGACACCAGCCTGGCCTACCTCAACGACCCCGACCAGCGCGGCATGCTCGACGGGCGCGGTGACGACAGCGACCGGCTGCACGTGCGCTACATCCGCCAGATGAACGCGGCGCTGGCCGACCGCCCCGAGGGGATGCGGGTCACCACCCACATGTGCCGGGGCAACTTTCGTTCCTCCTGGGTGGCGCGCGGCGGCTACGACCACGTCGCCGAGGAGCTGTTCAACGAACTGGACGTCGACGGGTTCTTCCTGGAGTTCGACGACGAGCGCTCGGGCGGGTTCGAGCCCCTGCGCTTCGTCCCCGAGGGCAAGTTCGTGGTCCTGGGGCTGGTCACCACCAAACGGGGCGAGCTGGAGAGCAAGGACGCGCTCAAGCGCCGGATCGAGGAGGCCGCCCGCCACGTCCCGCTGGAGCAGCTGTGCCTGTCGCCCCAGTGCGGCTTCTCCTCCACCTTCGAGGGCAACGACCTCAGCTACGACGAGCAGGTCGCCAAGCTCGCGCTGATCGTGGAGACCGCCGAGGAGGTCTGGGGGTAG
- a CDS encoding bifunctional UDP-sugar hydrolase/5'-nucleotidase yields MAADSPLSRRGAIGGLSAAGALALAGWPGTAAASSTRDALITVMGTSDLHGYCLNWDYFKNAEYENADGDHIGIAKAASLIKQVRAERGTDNTLLFDSGDTIQGSSLATFYNSVEPFTETGETHPMALAMNAVGYDAVALGNHEFNYGLAHLDAWIEQMDAPVLGANAVRHGTDDPAYKPYVLKRMRVTCTDKPGKQPLTVGVLGLTNPGTIIWDRRHVEGELEFRDLVETAAHWVPIMRAEGADIVIVSAHSGDNGTSSYGDDLPVENASALVAEEVPGIDAILFGHSHRDVPERFVTNRVTGEDVLMSMPSFWGRRLSVMDLALRRERGRWRVVSKSAVALNANTVEEDPDVLAAVEGQHATAVDYVNQVIATSTEELSAARACWTDTAIVDYIQHVQIETVRAALAGTPEADLPVISIAAPFSRSAVFPAGDVSIRDMAGLYIYDNTLLASEITGAQVRAYLEFSARYFEQVAPGAAVDPERITNAGGTPDYNFDQIAGLEYEIDISRPSGQRITSLTLDGAEVADDQRFVMAVNNYRQSGGGGFPHIVDAPVVYNEQIEVRQALIDYATESGTIDPADFHTVNWRLVREGEPVFD; encoded by the coding sequence ATGGCCGCGGACTCCCCCCTCTCCCGACGCGGCGCGATCGGCGGGCTCAGCGCGGCCGGCGCGCTGGCCCTGGCCGGGTGGCCCGGCACCGCCGCCGCGTCCTCCACGCGTGACGCCCTCATCACCGTCATGGGGACGTCCGACCTCCACGGCTACTGCCTGAACTGGGACTACTTCAAAAACGCCGAGTACGAGAACGCCGACGGCGACCACATCGGCATCGCCAAGGCCGCCAGCCTGATCAAGCAGGTGCGGGCCGAGCGGGGGACGGACAACACCCTGCTGTTCGACTCCGGCGACACCATCCAGGGGTCGTCCCTGGCCACGTTCTACAACAGCGTGGAGCCCTTCACCGAGACCGGTGAGACCCACCCGATGGCGCTGGCGATGAACGCCGTCGGCTACGACGCCGTGGCCCTGGGCAACCACGAGTTCAACTACGGCCTCGCGCACCTGGACGCGTGGATCGAGCAGATGGACGCCCCCGTCCTGGGCGCCAACGCCGTGCGCCACGGCACCGACGACCCCGCCTACAAGCCCTACGTCCTCAAGCGCATGAGGGTGACCTGCACCGACAAGCCCGGCAAACAGCCGCTGACGGTGGGCGTGCTGGGGCTGACCAACCCCGGCACCATCATCTGGGACCGCCGCCACGTCGAGGGCGAGCTGGAGTTCCGCGACCTGGTGGAGACCGCCGCCCACTGGGTGCCGATCATGCGCGCCGAGGGCGCCGACATCGTCATCGTCAGCGCCCACTCCGGTGACAACGGCACCTCCTCCTACGGCGACGACCTGCCGGTGGAGAACGCCTCGGCCCTGGTGGCCGAGGAGGTCCCGGGCATCGACGCGATCCTGTTCGGGCACTCCCACCGGGACGTGCCGGAGCGGTTCGTGACCAACCGCGTGACGGGCGAGGACGTCCTGATGTCGATGCCCTCGTTCTGGGGCCGGCGCCTGTCGGTCATGGACCTGGCGCTGCGCCGTGAGCGCGGCCGGTGGCGGGTGGTGTCCAAGAGCGCGGTCGCCCTCAACGCCAACACCGTCGAGGAGGACCCGGACGTCCTGGCGGCGGTCGAGGGCCAGCACGCCACCGCCGTGGACTACGTCAACCAGGTGATCGCGACCTCCACCGAGGAGCTGAGCGCGGCGCGCGCCTGCTGGACGGACACCGCGATCGTGGACTACATCCAGCACGTGCAGATCGAGACGGTCCGCGCGGCGCTGGCGGGCACTCCGGAGGCGGACCTGCCGGTCATCTCGATCGCGGCGCCCTTCAGCCGCTCCGCGGTCTTCCCGGCCGGCGACGTCAGCATCCGCGATATGGCGGGTCTGTACATCTACGACAACACGCTGCTGGCCAGCGAGATCACCGGCGCCCAGGTGCGCGCGTACCTGGAGTTCTCCGCCCGGTACTTCGAGCAGGTCGCGCCGGGTGCGGCGGTGGACCCGGAGCGGATCACCAACGCGGGCGGCACCCCGGACTACAACTTCGACCAGATCGCGGGGCTGGAGTACGAGATCGACATCTCCCGGCCCTCAGGGCAGCGGATCACCTCGCTGACCCTGGACGGCGCGGAGGTGGCCGACGACCAGCGCTTCGTGATGGCAGTGAACAACTACCGCCAGTCCGGTGGCGGCGGCTTCCCCCACATCGTCGACGCCCCGGTGGTCTACAACGAGCAGATCGAGGTGCGCCAGGCCCTGATCGACTACGCCACCGAGAGCGGCACGATCGACCCGGCCGACTTCCACACGGTCAACTGGCGCCTGGTCCGAGAGGGCGAGCCCGTCTTCGACTGA
- a CDS encoding DUF4440 domain-containing protein, with product MERGRARMENEDVDQAIAAELRLLDPDVRVSPSLASELLHPDFTEVGRSGRRWDRASILSALPTMAGSTHQGRVQVSGMTGRALAPGVVHLAYATQVEGVRAWRSSVWLRGGDGAWRVLYHQGTPTRACE from the coding sequence ATGGAGAGAGGACGTGCGCGCATGGAGAACGAGGACGTCGACCAGGCGATCGCGGCGGAGCTGCGCCTGCTCGATCCCGACGTCCGCGTCTCGCCGAGCCTGGCGTCGGAGCTGCTCCACCCCGACTTCACCGAGGTCGGCCGGTCCGGGCGGCGCTGGGACCGCGCGTCGATCCTCTCGGCGCTGCCGACCATGGCCGGATCCACCCACCAGGGCCGCGTCCAGGTCTCCGGCATGACGGGCAGGGCCCTCGCCCCGGGCGTCGTGCACCTGGCCTACGCGACCCAGGTCGAAGGCGTGCGGGCCTGGCGCAGTTCCGTATGGCTCAGGGGCGGTGACGGCGCCTGGCGGGTGCTGTACCACCAGGGCACGCCCACGCGGGCGTGCGAGTAG
- a CDS encoding thiamine pyrophosphate-dependent enzyme: MPDQRRPPETVRDHTLRLLRELGLTTVFANPGSTEVPFLVDLPDDIEFVLGLHEGSVVGMATGWALARERPALVQLHTTAGLGNAVGALATARVNRAPLVVLVGQQDRRHLAHEPFLAGHLQGLAGDYPVAVHQPVRAQDVPGAVARAHHEAVQGRGPVLVVVCMDDWARPMEADQPRAAPIRVARPQHVTPDDAAATEIAAFLDGAHSPALVVGAGADSAPAWRALTDLAERLRAPVFQESFGARAGFPQDHPLFAGHLPAERSRLRAALRGNDAVLVVGAPALRQYIYADGPLVDAGTRLAMVGDDPGEAHRAAADLAVIAPVAPFTAAVAALVTRRTDAPAPSRAAPASAADVPEPPAEGELLRPAHVLAALAARVGPETAVVEETPSSRPRLHRLLPARAPLGFLSAAMGGLGFALPAATGLRMADPTRPVVAVVGDGSALYQVQALWSAARYRVGVLFVVLSNGRYAVMDRLAEHGGGKAPWPDFPEVSLAALARGLGCPAVEVATHAELCHALDEATADLAGRDTPLLLDVTVAPDPDFAP, translated from the coding sequence GTGCCCGACCAACGCCGGCCCCCCGAGACGGTCCGCGACCACACCCTGCGACTCCTGCGCGAACTCGGCCTGACCACCGTCTTCGCCAACCCCGGGTCCACCGAGGTCCCCTTCCTGGTGGACCTGCCCGACGACATCGAGTTCGTCCTCGGCCTGCACGAGGGCTCGGTCGTGGGCATGGCCACCGGGTGGGCCCTGGCCCGCGAGCGCCCCGCGCTCGTCCAACTGCACACGACCGCCGGACTCGGCAACGCCGTCGGAGCACTGGCCACCGCCCGCGTCAACCGCGCCCCGCTCGTGGTCCTGGTGGGCCAGCAGGACCGGCGCCACCTCGCCCACGAACCCTTCCTGGCCGGACACCTGCAGGGCCTGGCCGGGGACTACCCGGTCGCCGTCCACCAGCCGGTGCGCGCCCAGGACGTGCCCGGAGCCGTGGCCCGCGCCCACCACGAGGCCGTCCAGGGGCGCGGCCCCGTGCTCGTCGTGGTCTGCATGGACGACTGGGCCCGGCCGATGGAGGCCGACCAGCCCCGTGCCGCCCCCATCCGGGTGGCGCGGCCCCAGCACGTGACCCCCGACGACGCGGCCGCCACCGAGATCGCCGCCTTCCTGGACGGGGCGCACTCCCCGGCGCTGGTGGTGGGCGCGGGCGCCGACAGCGCCCCGGCCTGGCGGGCCCTGACCGACCTCGCCGAGCGACTGCGCGCGCCGGTCTTCCAGGAGAGCTTCGGCGCCCGCGCCGGGTTCCCGCAGGACCACCCGCTCTTCGCCGGGCACCTGCCGGCCGAGCGCTCCCGGCTGCGCGCGGCCCTGCGCGGAAACGACGCGGTCCTGGTGGTGGGCGCCCCGGCGCTGCGCCAGTACATCTACGCCGACGGGCCCCTGGTCGACGCCGGAACCCGGCTGGCCATGGTCGGTGACGACCCCGGCGAGGCCCACCGCGCCGCGGCCGACCTCGCCGTCATCGCCCCCGTGGCGCCCTTCACGGCCGCGGTGGCCGCCCTGGTCACGCGGCGCACGGACGCGCCCGCGCCGAGCCGTGCCGCCCCGGCATCGGCCGCGGACGTGCCCGAGCCGCCCGCCGAGGGCGAGCTCCTACGCCCGGCGCACGTCCTGGCGGCCCTGGCCGCACGGGTGGGGCCGGAGACCGCCGTGGTCGAGGAGACCCCCTCCAGCCGCCCGCGGCTGCACCGCCTGCTGCCCGCCCGCGCACCCCTGGGCTTCCTGTCGGCGGCCATGGGCGGACTGGGTTTCGCCCTGCCCGCGGCGACCGGCCTGCGTATGGCCGACCCGACCCGCCCGGTGGTGGCCGTGGTCGGCGACGGCTCGGCCCTGTACCAGGTCCAGGCGCTGTGGAGCGCCGCCCGCTACCGTGTCGGTGTGCTCTTCGTCGTACTGTCCAACGGCCGCTACGCGGTCATGGACCGCCTGGCCGAGCACGGCGGCGGCAAGGCGCCCTGGCCCGACTTCCCCGAGGTGTCCCTGGCCGCGCTGGCCCGCGGACTGGGCTGCCCGGCCGTCGAGGTCGCCACCCACGCCGAGCTGTGCCACGCGCTGGACGAGGCCACCGCCGACCTCGCCGGGCGCGACACCCCGCTGCTCCTGGACGTCACCGTCGCCCCCGATCCCGATTTCGCCCCCTGA
- a CDS encoding DNA polymerase III subunit alpha yields the protein MPQAHGHADFAHLNVVSSASARYGTTPPGRLVERAAELDMGLIALTDRDGVYGMVKHVRACQKAGLRPVLGCNLAVAAPDGGRVTLLARGRRGWASLCRLVTQAHDTAADTPALSLHALAQHADGLVVLLGPDSDVGTALAEGRPGLAQRLLDRWRATAETVIELVDHYTPGHRGIAQALLDLAARTRTLAVLTNAVRYPRATDAEVAHVLDEARRWLPGGTRPGPATAQAHLKSGAQMLEVARRLCGDDTAARRLIAHTNALAASCAMDPDADLGMDRAHLPDVHDPRERLWRDCDDGLHRLGLHRDPGAVHRLAGELEVIERKGLSAYFLTVADAAARIRDKGIRCSIRGSGAGSLVNHLLGISAINPLDHGLLMERFLSQSRVGLPDIDLDVESARRLEAYDAVFAAYPDTACVSMMETYRARSAIRDVGAAMGIPPHEIDALAKAFPHVRARRIRSAAQDLPELRGFQGTGLDSASAQTLFRLAESLDGLPRHIAMHPCGLVVSGSTLRERTPLEPSRAGYPMVQFDKEDVEEMGLIKLDVIGVRMQSAMAHTRDEVARTTGEQLDLDTLPQDESTYRMISSSATLGCFQIESPGQRELVSRLRPADMDDLICDISLFRPGPVGSDMITPYLAAREGLSPPIHPSPVLSDLLAPTGGVVIFHEQVIGTLHAMTGCGLDQAESMRRRLGTEEGRAQVQRTFTTMAEECGHDPRIIERVWEILSSFGAFGFCKAHAAAFALPTYQSAWLKRHHPAAFYAGVLTHDPGMYPRRAIIDDARRFGVPVLGVDIDRSEDRWRVEDVGGTWGVRASLADVRGITAAEIGRVLAERPFHSLPDAANRARLSRDVLENLVRVGAFDALYRIGSDPAAPHRRDLLLQVSALERAGRTRTDSGQIPLPVSGAVPERGALPEMSDDERVRAELEVLGYEVDRHLLDGHAELLAALAAGHRLVPARDLHLVPNGQEVLVAGVKVATQTPAVRSGQRIIFTTLDDATGLVDLTFFESVQDRCASTVFGSWLLAVRGRVRRSGSGMATVTATHAYDLGELTTAWEESGAEGLADALRPQGSARAPRGRGVGGPRIRYSSGFRVSPYADLPSVTAAPRGLWYASPGSSGP from the coding sequence ATGCCGCAGGCCCACGGGCACGCGGACTTCGCGCACCTGAACGTCGTCTCCTCGGCCTCGGCCCGCTACGGCACCACCCCGCCCGGCCGGCTCGTCGAACGCGCCGCGGAACTCGACATGGGCCTGATCGCCCTCACCGACCGCGACGGCGTCTACGGCATGGTCAAACACGTGCGCGCCTGCCAGAAGGCGGGCCTGCGCCCCGTCCTGGGCTGCAACCTGGCCGTGGCCGCGCCCGACGGCGGACGCGTCACCCTCCTGGCCCGCGGCCGGCGCGGCTGGGCCTCCCTGTGCCGCCTGGTCACCCAGGCCCACGACACCGCGGCCGACACCCCCGCCCTGTCCCTCCACGCCCTGGCCCAGCACGCCGACGGCCTCGTCGTCCTGCTCGGTCCCGACTCCGACGTCGGCACCGCCCTGGCCGAGGGCCGTCCCGGCCTCGCCCAGCGCCTCCTGGACCGCTGGCGCGCCACCGCCGAGACCGTCATCGAGCTCGTCGACCACTACACCCCCGGCCACCGGGGCATCGCCCAGGCCCTCCTCGACCTGGCCGCCCGGACCCGCACCCTGGCCGTGCTCACCAACGCCGTCCGCTACCCCCGCGCCACCGACGCCGAGGTCGCCCACGTCCTGGACGAGGCCCGGCGCTGGCTGCCCGGCGGCACCCGCCCGGGCCCCGCCACCGCCCAGGCCCACCTCAAGAGCGGCGCCCAGATGCTGGAGGTCGCCCGGCGCCTGTGCGGAGACGACACGGCGGCCCGCCGCCTGATCGCCCACACCAACGCCCTGGCCGCCTCCTGCGCCATGGACCCCGACGCCGACCTGGGCATGGACCGCGCCCACCTGCCCGACGTCCACGACCCCCGAGAGCGACTCTGGCGCGACTGCGACGACGGCCTGCACCGGCTCGGCCTGCACCGCGACCCCGGCGCCGTGCACCGCCTGGCCGGTGAACTGGAGGTCATCGAGCGCAAGGGCCTGTCGGCCTACTTCCTCACCGTCGCCGACGCCGCCGCGCGCATCCGCGACAAGGGCATCCGGTGCTCCATCCGAGGATCGGGCGCCGGCAGCCTGGTCAACCACCTGCTGGGCATCTCCGCGATCAACCCCCTGGACCACGGGCTGCTCATGGAGCGCTTCCTCAGCCAGAGCCGCGTCGGCCTGCCCGACATCGACCTGGACGTGGAGTCCGCCCGCCGCCTGGAGGCCTACGACGCGGTCTTCGCCGCCTACCCCGACACCGCGTGCGTGTCCATGATGGAGACCTACCGCGCCCGCAGCGCCATCCGCGACGTCGGCGCCGCGATGGGGATCCCCCCGCACGAGATCGACGCCCTGGCCAAGGCCTTCCCCCACGTGCGCGCCCGCCGTATCCGCTCCGCCGCCCAGGACCTGCCCGAACTGCGCGGCTTCCAGGGCACCGGCCTGGACTCGGCCTCCGCCCAGACCCTCTTCCGGCTCGCCGAGAGCCTGGACGGCCTGCCCCGACACATCGCCATGCACCCCTGCGGCCTGGTCGTCTCCGGCTCCACCCTGCGCGAGCGCACGCCCCTGGAGCCCAGCCGCGCCGGCTACCCCATGGTCCAGTTCGACAAGGAGGACGTGGAGGAGATGGGCCTGATCAAACTCGACGTCATCGGCGTGCGCATGCAGTCGGCCATGGCCCACACCCGCGACGAGGTGGCGCGCACCACCGGCGAGCAGCTGGACCTGGACACCCTGCCCCAGGACGAGTCCACCTACCGGATGATCTCCTCCTCCGCCACCCTGGGCTGCTTCCAGATCGAGTCGCCCGGCCAGCGCGAACTCGTCAGCCGCCTGCGCCCCGCCGACATGGACGACCTGATCTGCGACATCTCCCTGTTCCGGCCGGGTCCCGTCGGCAGCGACATGATCACCCCCTACCTGGCCGCTCGCGAGGGCCTGAGCCCACCGATCCACCCCTCCCCCGTCCTGTCCGACCTGCTCGCACCGACCGGCGGGGTCGTGATCTTCCACGAACAGGTCATCGGGACCCTGCACGCCATGACCGGCTGCGGCCTCGACCAGGCCGAGTCGATGCGCCGCCGGCTCGGCACCGAGGAGGGACGCGCCCAGGTGCAGAGGACCTTCACCACCATGGCCGAGGAGTGCGGGCACGACCCGCGGATCATCGAACGGGTCTGGGAGATCCTGTCCTCCTTCGGCGCCTTCGGCTTCTGCAAGGCCCACGCCGCCGCGTTCGCGCTGCCCACCTACCAGTCGGCCTGGCTCAAACGCCACCACCCCGCCGCCTTCTACGCCGGGGTCCTCACCCACGACCCCGGCATGTATCCCCGCCGCGCCATCATCGACGACGCCCGCCGCTTCGGCGTCCCCGTGCTGGGCGTGGACATCGACCGCTCCGAGGACCGGTGGCGGGTGGAGGACGTGGGCGGCACGTGGGGCGTGCGCGCCTCCCTGGCCGACGTCCGGGGGATCACCGCGGCCGAGATCGGCCGTGTCCTGGCCGAGCGCCCCTTCCACTCCCTGCCCGACGCCGCCAACCGGGCCCGCCTGTCCCGCGACGTGCTGGAGAACCTGGTCAGGGTGGGCGCCTTCGACGCGCTCTACCGGATCGGCTCCGACCCCGCCGCACCCCACCGGCGCGATCTCCTCCTCCAGGTCAGCGCCCTGGAACGGGCCGGGCGCACCAGGACCGACAGCGGCCAGATCCCCCTGCCGGTCTCAGGGGCCGTCCCGGAACGGGGGGCGCTGCCGGAGATGAGCGACGACGAACGCGTGCGCGCCGAACTGGAGGTGCTGGGGTACGAGGTGGACCGCCACCTGCTGGACGGCCACGCCGAGCTGCTGGCCGCCCTGGCCGCCGGGCACCGCCTGGTCCCCGCCCGCGACCTGCACCTGGTCCCCAACGGGCAGGAGGTGCTGGTGGCGGGGGTGAAGGTGGCCACCCAGACCCCGGCGGTGCGGTCGGGGCAGCGGATCATCTTCACCACCCTGGACGACGCGACCGGGCTGGTGGACCTGACCTTCTTCGAGTCCGTGCAGGACCGGTGCGCGTCCACCGTGTTCGGGTCCTGGCTGCTGGCCGTGCGCGGCCGGGTGCGCCGGTCGGGTTCGGGGATGGCCACCGTGACCGCCACCCACGCCTACGACCTCGGCGAGCTCACCACGGCGTGGGAGGAGTCCGGAGCCGAGGGCCTGGCCGACGCCCTGCGCCCCCAGGGGTCCGCCCGGGCCCCGCGCGGCCGCGGCGTGGGCGGACCCCGGATCCGCTACTCCAGCGGGTTCCGCGTCTCCCCCTACGCCGACCTGCCCTCGGTCACCGCGGCCCCGCGCGGGCTGTGGTACGCCAGCCCCGGAAGCTCCGGTCCCTGA
- a CDS encoding ABC transporter substrate-binding protein — protein MRSHVTALGAATVLLLATACGGAGQGEAEDGELRDVTAGAIPIVDVAPLHLGVEQGFFADRGINLTIEPGSGGAAAIPGVISGNFEFAFGNVVSLLVARDNDMPLKIFSNGVATNGEQGADFSGVFVLDDSPVETAADLEGLTVAANNLLNIGDTTVRESVRQAGGDPSTVEFVEMALPDMAPALENEQVDAVWLVEPFTTMAIEAGHREIASNFVDTHPDLTVATYFTSEQMIAEEPELIDDLDAALRESLAYAEANPDEARRIVSTYTEIDEELLNEVRMPRWPAEVNEESVGVLADLMVQDGIVDSEPDLTALYR, from the coding sequence ATGCGTTCACACGTGACCGCCCTCGGCGCCGCCACCGTCCTGCTCCTCGCCACGGCCTGCGGTGGCGCCGGCCAGGGCGAGGCCGAGGACGGCGAACTGCGCGACGTCACCGCCGGGGCCATCCCCATCGTCGACGTCGCACCCCTGCACCTGGGGGTGGAACAGGGGTTCTTCGCCGACCGCGGCATCAACCTCACCATCGAGCCCGGATCGGGCGGCGCCGCCGCCATCCCCGGCGTGATCAGCGGAAACTTCGAGTTCGCCTTCGGCAACGTCGTCTCCCTGCTGGTGGCCCGCGACAACGACATGCCCCTGAAGATCTTCTCCAACGGTGTGGCCACCAACGGAGAACAGGGCGCCGACTTCAGCGGTGTGTTCGTCCTCGACGACAGCCCCGTGGAGACCGCCGCCGACCTGGAGGGCCTCACGGTCGCCGCCAACAACCTGCTCAACATCGGCGACACCACCGTCCGCGAGTCCGTGCGCCAGGCCGGCGGCGACCCCTCCACCGTCGAGTTCGTCGAGATGGCCCTGCCCGACATGGCGCCCGCCCTGGAGAACGAACAGGTCGACGCCGTCTGGCTGGTCGAGCCGTTCACCACCATGGCCATCGAGGCCGGCCACCGCGAGATCGCCTCCAACTTCGTCGACACCCACCCCGACCTGACCGTGGCGACCTACTTCACCTCCGAGCAGATGATCGCCGAGGAGCCCGAGCTCATCGACGACCTCGACGCCGCCCTGCGCGAGTCGCTCGCCTACGCCGAGGCCAACCCCGACGAGGCCCGCCGGATCGTCTCCACCTACACCGAGATCGACGAGGAACTCCTGAACGAGGTCCGGATGCCGCGCTGGCCCGCGGAGGTCAACGAGGAGTCCGTCGGCGTGCTGGCCGACCTCATGGTCCAGGACGGCATCGTGGACTCCGAGCCCGACCTGACCGCCCTGTACCGCTGA
- a CDS encoding IS630 family transposase: MAQRGRKKRPLVVSDEDRRTLEQIARRPTSAQVMAQRARIILRCAEGGTDAEVARVLGVWPQTVGKWRNRYIDGGLEALSDKDRPGQPRKITDAHVEEVIRQTLEQPSPDGGTHWSTRSMAERTGLNQTAVSRIWRAFGLKPHLVDEWKLSNDPFFIEKVRDVTGLYLNPPDAALVLCVDEKSQIQALNRSAPVLPMMPAVPERQTHDYIRHGTTTLFAALDAASGKVISAHHRRHRSVEFRKFLNQIDRETPPGLDVHLIVDNYGTHKAPIVKDWLLAHPRFHLHFIPTYSSWLNLVERFFAEITRRMIRRGSYTSVSDLEHALQGWIDTWNENPRPFVWTKTAEEIFETIAAYLHRINDSEH, translated from the coding sequence ATGGCGCAACGCGGCAGGAAGAAAAGGCCCCTGGTAGTCAGTGACGAGGACCGGCGCACGCTGGAACAGATCGCACGGCGGCCCACGTCAGCGCAGGTCATGGCGCAGCGCGCACGGATCATCCTGCGCTGCGCCGAGGGCGGCACCGATGCCGAGGTCGCCCGGGTGCTGGGGGTCTGGCCGCAGACGGTGGGCAAGTGGCGCAACCGCTATATCGACGGCGGGCTGGAGGCGCTCTCCGACAAGGACCGCCCCGGCCAGCCCCGCAAGATCACCGACGCCCACGTCGAGGAGGTCATCCGCCAGACCCTGGAACAGCCCTCGCCCGACGGCGGTACACACTGGTCGACCCGGTCGATGGCCGAGCGGACCGGGCTGAACCAGACCGCCGTCTCGCGGATCTGGCGAGCGTTCGGGCTCAAACCCCACCTGGTCGACGAGTGGAAGCTGTCCAACGACCCGTTCTTCATCGAGAAGGTCCGCGACGTCACCGGCCTCTACCTCAACCCGCCGGACGCGGCACTGGTGCTGTGCGTGGACGAGAAGTCCCAGATCCAAGCGCTCAACCGGTCGGCCCCGGTGCTGCCGATGATGCCCGCCGTGCCCGAGCGCCAGACCCACGACTACATCCGGCACGGTACGACCACCCTGTTCGCGGCCCTGGACGCGGCCTCGGGCAAGGTGATCTCGGCTCACCACCGCAGGCACCGCTCCGTCGAGTTCCGCAAGTTCCTCAACCAGATCGACCGCGAAACGCCCCCTGGGCTGGATGTCCACCTCATCGTGGACAACTACGGCACGCACAAGGCGCCGATCGTCAAGGACTGGCTGCTGGCCCATCCCCGCTTCCACCTGCACTTCATCCCGACCTACTCCAGTTGGCTGAACCTGGTGGAGCGGTTCTTCGCCGAGATCACCCGCAGGATGATCCGGCGGGGGTCCTACACCTCGGTCAGCGATCTGGAGCACGCACTCCAGGGGTGGATCGATACCTGGAACGAGAACCCCCGGCCGTTCGTGTGGACCAAGACGGCCGAGGAGATCTTCGAAACCATCGCCGCGTATCTTCATCGAATTAACGACTCAGAACACTAG